From a region of the Gossypium raimondii isolate GPD5lz chromosome 10, ASM2569854v1, whole genome shotgun sequence genome:
- the LOC105778565 gene encoding protein TIFY 5A, giving the protein MRRNCNLELRLHPSSYSGGDRVEESSENPENQQQQLTIFYNGRVCVCDVTEIQARAILMIANRETDERLRTPRSGSGPASPTVHSQINSPNNGLSTSMKRSLQQFLQKRKNRIQATSPYH; this is encoded by the exons ATGAGGCGAAACTGCAACTTGGAGCTTCGTCTCCATCCTTCTAGTTATTCCGGCGGCGACCG GGTGGAAGAGAGCAGTGAAAACCCAGAAAATCAACAGCAACAGTTAACGATTTTCTACAATGGAAGAGTTTGTGTTTGTGATGTTACAGAGATCCag GCAAGAGCCATTCTTATGATTGCAAACCGAGAAACGGATGAACGATTAAGGACTCCGAGGTCGGGATCGGGACCGGCTTCACCGACGGTACACTCTCAGATAAATAGTCCGAATAATGGACTTTCTACAAGCATGAAGAGATCGCTTCAACAGTTCCTCCAAAAACGAAAGAATCGAATCCAAGCTACCTCTCCTTACCATTAA